A part of Oncorhynchus masou masou isolate Uvic2021 chromosome 30, UVic_Omas_1.1, whole genome shotgun sequence genomic DNA contains:
- the LOC135522911 gene encoding B-cell receptor CD22-like isoform X2 yields the protein MECSGVGFEPEGVLACFGERHLITTMPDKLDVLTGSCVQIPCSFDIPDQNKYTFNSTILTSGVWIKGNSNFGEHPDNVIFNSSETFIRYQGKITGNMSQKNCTTVFFNVTTNYTNKYFFRIESQPYRATDPEKSVNIVVSDLPSSPILTVSGEVKEGTPVSLNCSAVAPCPEHPPELTWTLPTQFTTENQLQENPDQTKSVLSTVTFTPSYLHHEKNITCTAVYPVGTSNKTAEHNMMLNVSFSPKDTLASISPADPVLVGSCVNLTCSSTANPPVTNFTWFKISGGKTTEVTYGQSYTLNVTSDNGGLYYCEGRNSHGCGKSNEVQLAIKGQEDSKTSGVGFWFLVSGVAAGTLGVILLISLISLFVWRRNSRLHDGLERTDSPQGQNSPVGTVCTNQATAGEEPEEPAEDQPEEIHYGDIDFSKLQTKETPAAAQDRVQGQESEYAEVNVTGRGAQEPPLNNLDGLYAQVNKISAC from the exons ATGGAGTGCTCGGGTGTTGGGTTTGAGCCTGAAG GTGTTCTGGCCTGTTTTGGTGAACGACATTTGATCACCACAATGCCAGATAAACTGGATGTACTGACTGGCTCCTGTGTGCAAATCCCATGTTCATTTGATATTCCTGACCAAAACAAGTATACATTTAACAGCACAATACTAACCTCTGGAGTGTGGATTAAAGGAAACTCAAACTTTGGTGAGCATCCGGACAATGTGATATTTAACAGCAGTGAGACGTTCATCAGATATCAAGGGAAGATAACTGGAAACATGTCCCAGAAGAACTGCACCACAGTCTTCTTCAATGTAACCACCAATTACACTAATAAATACTTCTTCAGGATTGAGAGTCAACCATACCGTGCAACAGATCCTGAAAAGTCTGTTAATATAGTTGTCAGTG ATTTGCCTTCCAGTCCCATCCTTACTGTCTCAGGTGAGGTGAAGGAAGGGACCCCTGTCAGTTTGAACTGCTCAGCTGTTGCTCCCTGTCCCGAACACCCCCCTGAGCTGACATGGACTCTCCCAACACAGTTCACAACTGAGAACCAACTGCAGGAGAATCCAGACCAAACCAAATCAGTTCTCTCCACGGTGACCTTCACTCCGTCATACCTTCATCATGAGAAGAACATCACTTGTACTGCAGTCTACCCAGTAGGGACAAGCAACAAGACAGCTGAACATAACATGATGCTTAACGTTTCAT tctctcctaaGGACACCTTGGCCTCCATCAGTCCAGCTGATCCAGTATTAGTGGGCAGCTGTGTGAATCTGACCTGCAGCAGTACAGCCAACCCTCCTGTGACAAACTTCACCTGGTTCAAGATCAGTGGGGGTAAAACAACAGAGGTAACATATGGACAGAGTTACACCCTCAATGTGACATCTGATAATGGAGGACTGTACTACTGTGAAGGAAGAAACAGTCACGGCTGTGGGAAGTCGAATGAAGTGCAGCTGGCTATAAAAG GGCAAGAAGATTCAAAAACCTCAGGGGTTGGTTTCTGGTTTCTGGTTTCTGGGGTTGCAGCAGGAACTCTGGGGGTCATTTTGCTTATCAGCCTGATCAGTCTTTTTGTATG GAGGAGAAACTCGAGGCTCCACGATGGACTTGAAAGGACAGACAGTCCACAGGGACAG AACTCCCCGGTTGGGACAGTGTGTACTAACCAGGCCACAGCCGGAGAGGAACCAGAGGAACCTGCAGAAGACCAGCCTGAAGAGATCCACTACGGTGACATAGACTTCTCCAAACTACAGACCAAAGAGACCCCAGCTGCAGCCCAGGACAGGGTCCAGGGACAGGAGAGTGAGTACGCTGAAGTCAATGTGACTGGGAGAGGGGCTCAGGAACCACCTCTTAACAACCTAGATGGGCTTTATGCACAAGTGAATAAAATAAGTGCTTGTTAA
- the LOC135522911 gene encoding B-cell receptor CD22-like isoform X1 yields the protein MACPENMLFLIVLFISGVLACFGERHLITTMPDKLDVLTGSCVQIPCSFDIPDQNKYTFNSTILTSGVWIKGNSNFGEHPDNVIFNSSETFIRYQGKITGNMSQKNCTTVFFNVTTNYTNKYFFRIESQPYRATDPEKSVNIVVSDLPSSPILTVSGEVKEGTPVSLNCSAVAPCPEHPPELTWTLPTQFTTENQLQENPDQTKSVLSTVTFTPSYLHHEKNITCTAVYPVGTSNKTAEHNMMLNVSFSPKDTLASISPADPVLVGSCVNLTCSSTANPPVTNFTWFKISGGKTTEVTYGQSYTLNVTSDNGGLYYCEGRNSHGCGKSNEVQLAIKGQEDSKTSGVGFWFLVSGVAAGTLGVILLISLISLFVWRRNSRLHDGLERTDSPQGQNSPVGTVCTNQATAGEEPEEPAEDQPEEIHYGDIDFSKLQTKETPAAAQDRVQGQESEYAEVNVTGRGAQEPPLNNLDGLYAQVNKISAC from the exons ATGGCTTGTCCTGAGAACATGCTTTTTCTCATTGTCCTCTTTATATCAG GTGTTCTGGCCTGTTTTGGTGAACGACATTTGATCACCACAATGCCAGATAAACTGGATGTACTGACTGGCTCCTGTGTGCAAATCCCATGTTCATTTGATATTCCTGACCAAAACAAGTATACATTTAACAGCACAATACTAACCTCTGGAGTGTGGATTAAAGGAAACTCAAACTTTGGTGAGCATCCGGACAATGTGATATTTAACAGCAGTGAGACGTTCATCAGATATCAAGGGAAGATAACTGGAAACATGTCCCAGAAGAACTGCACCACAGTCTTCTTCAATGTAACCACCAATTACACTAATAAATACTTCTTCAGGATTGAGAGTCAACCATACCGTGCAACAGATCCTGAAAAGTCTGTTAATATAGTTGTCAGTG ATTTGCCTTCCAGTCCCATCCTTACTGTCTCAGGTGAGGTGAAGGAAGGGACCCCTGTCAGTTTGAACTGCTCAGCTGTTGCTCCCTGTCCCGAACACCCCCCTGAGCTGACATGGACTCTCCCAACACAGTTCACAACTGAGAACCAACTGCAGGAGAATCCAGACCAAACCAAATCAGTTCTCTCCACGGTGACCTTCACTCCGTCATACCTTCATCATGAGAAGAACATCACTTGTACTGCAGTCTACCCAGTAGGGACAAGCAACAAGACAGCTGAACATAACATGATGCTTAACGTTTCAT tctctcctaaGGACACCTTGGCCTCCATCAGTCCAGCTGATCCAGTATTAGTGGGCAGCTGTGTGAATCTGACCTGCAGCAGTACAGCCAACCCTCCTGTGACAAACTTCACCTGGTTCAAGATCAGTGGGGGTAAAACAACAGAGGTAACATATGGACAGAGTTACACCCTCAATGTGACATCTGATAATGGAGGACTGTACTACTGTGAAGGAAGAAACAGTCACGGCTGTGGGAAGTCGAATGAAGTGCAGCTGGCTATAAAAG GGCAAGAAGATTCAAAAACCTCAGGGGTTGGTTTCTGGTTTCTGGTTTCTGGGGTTGCAGCAGGAACTCTGGGGGTCATTTTGCTTATCAGCCTGATCAGTCTTTTTGTATG GAGGAGAAACTCGAGGCTCCACGATGGACTTGAAAGGACAGACAGTCCACAGGGACAG AACTCCCCGGTTGGGACAGTGTGTACTAACCAGGCCACAGCCGGAGAGGAACCAGAGGAACCTGCAGAAGACCAGCCTGAAGAGATCCACTACGGTGACATAGACTTCTCCAAACTACAGACCAAAGAGACCCCAGCTGCAGCCCAGGACAGGGTCCAGGGACAGGAGAGTGAGTACGCTGAAGTCAATGTGACTGGGAGAGGGGCTCAGGAACCACCTCTTAACAACCTAGATGGGCTTTATGCACAAGTGAATAAAATAAGTGCTTGTTAA
- the LOC135522912 gene encoding myelin-associated glycoprotein-like isoform X1 produces the protein MACPENMLFLIVLFISGVLACFGQRDLITTMPDRLDVLTGSCVQIPCSFDIPHQIKYTFNSTILTSGVWIKGNPYFGERPDRVIFNSSKLVNRYQGEITGNMSQKNCTTVFFNVTTNYTNKYFFRIESQPFRATDTEKSVNIVVSDLPSSPILPVSGEVKEGTPVSLNCFAVTPCPEHPPELTWTLPTQFTTENQLQENPDQTKSVLSTVTFTPSYLHHEKNITCTAVYPVGTSNKTAEHNMMLNVSFSPKDTSASISPADPVSVGSCVSLTCSSTANPPVTNFTWFKISEGKTTQVASGLSYTLNVTVDGEQYYCEGRNSHGCGKSNEVQLAIKGQEEPVNPKVFEIVGKTLGLIFLFSLIVFFAWRRRTSRLPSGFDMTDRSQGLVGMNSPVGTVCSNQATVSRGNQEPPLNNLDGL, from the exons ATGGCTTGTCCTGAGAACATGCTTTTTCTCATTGTTCTCTTTATATCAG GTGTTCTGGCCTGTTTTGGTCAACGAGATTTGATCACCACAATGCCAGATAGACTGGATGTACTGACTGGCTCCTGTGTGCAAATCCCATGTTCATTTGATATTCCTCACCAAATTAAGTATACATTTAACAGCACAATATTAACCTCTGGAGTGTGGATTAAAGGAAACCCATACTTTGGTGAGCGTCCGGACAGAGTGATATTTAACAGTAGTAAGTTGGTCAACAGATATCAAGGGGAGATAACTGGAAACATGTCCCAGAAGAACTGCACCACAGTCTTCTTCAATGTAACCACCAATTACACTAATAAATACTTCTTCAGGATTGAGAGTCAACCATTCCGTGCAACAGACACTGAAAAGTCTGTTAATATAGTTGTCAGTG ATTTGccttccagtcccatccttcCTGTCTCAGGTGAAGTGAAGGAAGGGACCCCTGTCAGTTTGAACTGCTTTGCTGTCACTCCCTGTCCCGAACACCCCCCTGAGCTGACATGGACTCTCCCAACACAGTTCACAACTGAGAACCAACTGCAGGAGAATCCAGACCAAACCAAATCAGTTCTCTCCACGGTGACCTTCACTCCGTCATACCTTCATCATGAGAAGAACATCACTTGTACTGCAGTCTACCCAGTAGGGACAAGCAACAAGACAGCTGAACATAACATGATGCTTAACGTTTCAT tctctcctaaGGACACCTCAGCCTCCATCAGTCCAGCTGATCCAGTATCAGTGGGCAGCTGTGTTAGTCTGACCTGCAGCAGTACAGCCAACCCTCCTGTGACAAACTTCACCTGGTTCAAGATCAGTGAGGGTAAAACAACTCAGGTTGCATCTGGACTGAGTTACACCCTCAATGTGACTGTTGATGGAGAACAGTACTACTGTGAAGGAAGAAATAGTCACGGCTGTGGGAAGTCAAATGAAGTGCAGCTGGCTATAAAAG GGCAAGAAGAGCCTGTTAACCCAAAGGTTTTTGAGATTGTAGGAAAAACCTTGGGGTTGATTTTCCTCTTCAGCCTGATCGTATTCTTTGCATG GAGGAGGAGAACATCTAGACTCCCCAGTGGGTTTGACATGACAGACCGTTCACAGGGACTGGTGGGAATG AACTCCCCGGTTGGGACAGTGTGCTCTAACCAGGCCACGGTCAGTAGAGGGAACCAGGAACCACCACTTAACAACCTCGATGGTCTTTAA
- the LOC135522912 gene encoding myelin-associated glycoprotein-like isoform X2 — translation MACPENMLFLIVLFISGVLACFGQRDLITTMPDRLDVLTGSCVQIPCSFDIPHQIKYTFNSTILTSGVWIKGNPYFGERPDRVIFNSSKLVNRYQGEITGNMSQKNCTTVFFNVTTNYTNKYFFRIESQPFRATDTEKSVNIVVSDLPSSPILPVSGEVKEGTPVSLNCFAVTPCPEHPPELTWTLPTQFTTENQLQENPDQTKSVLSTVTFTPSYLHHEKNITCTAVYPVGTSNKTAEHNMMLNVSFSPKDTSASISPADPVSVGSCVSLTCSSTANPPVTNFTWFKISEGQEEPVNPKVFEIVGKTLGLIFLFSLIVFFAWRRRTSRLPSGFDMTDRSQGLVGMNSPVGTVCSNQATVSRGNQEPPLNNLDGL, via the exons ATGGCTTGTCCTGAGAACATGCTTTTTCTCATTGTTCTCTTTATATCAG GTGTTCTGGCCTGTTTTGGTCAACGAGATTTGATCACCACAATGCCAGATAGACTGGATGTACTGACTGGCTCCTGTGTGCAAATCCCATGTTCATTTGATATTCCTCACCAAATTAAGTATACATTTAACAGCACAATATTAACCTCTGGAGTGTGGATTAAAGGAAACCCATACTTTGGTGAGCGTCCGGACAGAGTGATATTTAACAGTAGTAAGTTGGTCAACAGATATCAAGGGGAGATAACTGGAAACATGTCCCAGAAGAACTGCACCACAGTCTTCTTCAATGTAACCACCAATTACACTAATAAATACTTCTTCAGGATTGAGAGTCAACCATTCCGTGCAACAGACACTGAAAAGTCTGTTAATATAGTTGTCAGTG ATTTGccttccagtcccatccttcCTGTCTCAGGTGAAGTGAAGGAAGGGACCCCTGTCAGTTTGAACTGCTTTGCTGTCACTCCCTGTCCCGAACACCCCCCTGAGCTGACATGGACTCTCCCAACACAGTTCACAACTGAGAACCAACTGCAGGAGAATCCAGACCAAACCAAATCAGTTCTCTCCACGGTGACCTTCACTCCGTCATACCTTCATCATGAGAAGAACATCACTTGTACTGCAGTCTACCCAGTAGGGACAAGCAACAAGACAGCTGAACATAACATGATGCTTAACGTTTCAT tctctcctaaGGACACCTCAGCCTCCATCAGTCCAGCTGATCCAGTATCAGTGGGCAGCTGTGTTAGTCTGACCTGCAGCAGTACAGCCAACCCTCCTGTGACAAACTTCACCTGGTTCAAGATCAGTGAGG GGCAAGAAGAGCCTGTTAACCCAAAGGTTTTTGAGATTGTAGGAAAAACCTTGGGGTTGATTTTCCTCTTCAGCCTGATCGTATTCTTTGCATG GAGGAGGAGAACATCTAGACTCCCCAGTGGGTTTGACATGACAGACCGTTCACAGGGACTGGTGGGAATG AACTCCCCGGTTGGGACAGTGTGCTCTAACCAGGCCACGGTCAGTAGAGGGAACCAGGAACCACCACTTAACAACCTCGATGGTCTTTAA
- the LOC135522987 gene encoding sialic acid-binding Ig-like lectin 9, which translates to MACPENVFFLIVLFISGVLVCFGQRDLITTMPDKLDVLTGSCVQIPCSFDIPDQHKDTFNSAILPSGVWIKENSNFRERPDRVIFNSSKLVNRYQGEITGNMSQMNCTTVFFNVTTSYTNKYYFRIESQPFRATDPDKSVEIDVSDFPYSPILTVSGEVKEGTPVSLYCSAFAPCPEHPPELTWTLPTQFTTENQLQENPDQTKSVLSTVTFTPSYHHHEKNITCTAVYPVGTSNKTAEHNMILNVYIYI; encoded by the exons ATGGCTTGCCCTGAGAACGTGTTTTTTCTCATTGTCCTCTTTATATCAG GTGTTTTAGTCTGTTTTGGTCAACGAGATTTGATCACCACAATGCCAGATAAACTGGATGTACTGACTGGCTCCTGTGTGCAAATCCCATGTTCATTTGATATTCCTGACCAACATAAGGATACATTTAACAGCGCAATACTACCCTCTGGTGTGTGGATTAAAGAAAACTCAAACTTTCGTGAGCGTCCGGACAGAGTGATATTCAACAGTAGTAAGTTGGTCAACAGATATCAAGGGGAGATAACTGGAAACATGTCCCAGATGAACTGCACCACAGTCTTCTTCAATGTAACCACCAGTTACACTAATAAATACTACTTCAGGATTGAGAGTCAACCATTCCGTGCAACAGATCCAGATAAGTCTGTTGAAATAGATGTCAGTG ATTTTCCTTACAGTCCCATCCTTACTGTCTCAGGTGAGGTGAAGGAAGGGACCCCTGTCAGTTTGTACTGCTCTGCTTTCGCTCCCTGTCCTGAACACCCCCCTGAGCTGACATGGACCCTCCCAACACAGTTCACAACTGAGAACCAACTGCAGGAGAATCCAGACCAAACCAAATCAGTTCTCTCCACGGTGACCTTCACTCCGTCATACCATCATCATGAGAAGAACATCACTTGTACTGCAGTCTACCCAGTAGGGACAAGCAACAAGACAGCTGAACATAACATGATCCTTaacgtttacatttacatttaa